One segment of Pantoea sp. Lij88 DNA contains the following:
- the rpoB gene encoding DNA-directed RNA polymerase subunit beta, producing MVYSYTEKKRIRKDFGKRPQVLDIPYLLSIQLDSFQKFIEQDPEGQYGLEAAFRSVFPIASYSGNSELQYVSYRLGEPVFDVKECQIRGVTYSAPLRVKLRLVVYEREAPEGTVKDIKEQEVYMGEIPLMTDNGTFVINGTERVIVSQLHRSPGVFFDSDKGKTHSSGKVLYNARIIPYRGSWLDFEFDPKDNLFVRIDRRRKLPATIILRALQFTTPQILDIFFEKVVFEIRDNKLQMELVPERLRGETATFDIEANGTVYVEKARRITARHIRQLEKDGIQHIEVPVEYIAGKVVAKDYIDESTGELIIAANMELSLDLLAKLSQSGHKRIETLFTNDLDHGPYISETLRVDPTSDRLSALVEIYRMMRPGEPPTREAAENLFENLFFSEDRYDLSAVGRMKFNRSLLRDEIEGSGILSKDDIIEVMKKLIDIRNGKGEVDDIDHLGNRRIRSVGEMAENQFRVGLVRVERAVKERLSLGDLDTLMPQDMINAKPISAAVKEFFGSSQLSQFMDQNNPLSEITHKRRISALGPGGLTRERAGFEVRDVHPTHYGRVCPIETPEGPNIGLINSLSVYAQTNEYGFLETPYRRVIDGLVSDEIHYLSAIEEGNYVIAQANAPLDDNGAFVDDLVTCRSKGESSLFSRDQVDYMDVSTQQIVSVGASLIPFLEHDDANRALMGANMQRQAVPTLRADKPLVGTGMERAVAVDSGVTAVAKRGGTVQYVDASRIVIKVNEDEMHAGEAGIDIYNLTKYTRSNQNTCINQMPCVSLGEPVERGDVLADGPSTDLGELALGQNMRVAFMPWNGYNFEDSILVSERVVQEDRFTTIHIQELACVSRDTKLGPEEITADIPNVGEAALSKLDESGIVYIGAEVTGGDILVGKVTPKGETQLTPEEKLLRAIFGEKASDVKDSSLRVPNGVSGTVIDVQVFTRDGVEKDKRALEIEEMQLKQAKKDLSEELQILEAGLFSRIQNVLISGGVEADKLDKLPRERWLELGLTDEAKQNQLEQLAEQYDELKHEFEKKLEGKRRKITQGDDLAPGVLKIVKVYLAVKRQIQPGDKMAGRHGNKGVISKINPIEDMPYDENGTPVDIVLNPLGVPSRMNIGQILETHLGMAAKGIGEKINAMLKKQEEVAKLREFIQRAYDLGSDLRQKVDLNTFSDDEVLRLAENLKKGMPIATPVFDGAKESEIKELLQLGGLPSSGQITLFDGRTGEQFERQVTVGYMYMLKLNHLVDDKMHARSTGSYSLVTQQPLGGKAQFGGQRFGEMEVWALEAYGAAYTLQEMLTVKSDDVNGRTKMYKNIVDGNHQMEPGMPESFNVLLKEIRSLGINIELEDE from the coding sequence ATGGTTTACTCCTATACCGAGAAAAAACGTATTCGTAAGGATTTTGGTAAACGTCCGCAAGTACTGGACATACCTTATCTCCTTTCCATCCAGCTCGACTCGTTCCAGAAGTTTATCGAGCAAGATCCAGAAGGTCAGTACGGACTGGAAGCTGCATTCCGTTCTGTATTCCCTATTGCGAGCTACAGCGGCAACTCTGAGTTGCAGTATGTCAGCTATCGCCTGGGTGAACCTGTCTTTGACGTGAAAGAGTGTCAGATCCGTGGCGTGACCTATTCGGCACCGCTGCGCGTGAAACTGCGTCTGGTGGTCTATGAGCGCGAAGCGCCAGAAGGCACCGTAAAAGACATTAAAGAACAAGAAGTCTACATGGGCGAAATTCCGCTCATGACCGACAACGGTACCTTTGTTATCAATGGTACCGAACGCGTTATCGTTTCTCAGCTGCACCGTAGTCCTGGCGTGTTCTTTGATAGCGATAAGGGTAAAACCCACTCATCGGGTAAAGTGCTGTACAACGCACGTATCATCCCTTACCGCGGATCATGGCTCGACTTTGAGTTTGACCCGAAAGATAACCTGTTTGTCCGTATTGACCGTCGTCGTAAGCTGCCGGCCACTATCATCCTGCGCGCGTTACAGTTCACTACACCTCAGATCCTCGATATCTTCTTCGAGAAAGTGGTGTTTGAAATCCGTGACAACAAGCTGCAGATGGAGCTGGTGCCTGAGCGCCTGCGCGGTGAAACCGCTACCTTCGATATCGAAGCGAACGGCACCGTCTACGTCGAAAAAGCACGCCGTATTACTGCGCGCCATATCCGTCAGCTGGAAAAAGATGGCATTCAGCACATCGAAGTTCCGGTTGAATATATCGCGGGCAAAGTGGTCGCTAAAGACTACATCGATGAGAGCACCGGTGAGCTGATTATTGCAGCGAACATGGAGCTGTCACTGGATCTGCTGGCCAAACTGAGCCAGTCCGGTCACAAACGCATCGAAACGCTGTTCACCAACGATCTGGACCACGGTCCATATATCTCCGAGACCCTGCGTGTCGACCCAACCAGCGATCGTCTGAGCGCACTGGTTGAGATCTACCGCATGATGCGTCCTGGTGAGCCGCCAACACGCGAAGCAGCAGAGAACCTGTTTGAGAACCTGTTCTTCTCTGAAGATCGTTACGATCTGTCTGCTGTCGGCCGTATGAAGTTCAACCGCTCATTACTGCGCGATGAAATCGAAGGTTCAGGCATCCTGAGCAAAGACGACATCATTGAAGTGATGAAGAAGCTGATTGACATCCGTAACGGTAAAGGCGAAGTGGACGATATCGACCACCTCGGTAACCGTCGTATTCGTTCAGTCGGTGAAATGGCTGAGAACCAGTTCCGTGTCGGTCTGGTCCGTGTTGAGCGTGCGGTTAAAGAGCGTCTGTCACTGGGCGACCTTGATACCCTGATGCCTCAGGACATGATCAACGCGAAGCCGATTTCGGCTGCGGTGAAAGAGTTCTTTGGTTCAAGCCAGCTTTCTCAGTTTATGGATCAGAACAACCCGCTGTCAGAGATTACGCACAAACGTCGTATCTCTGCTCTCGGCCCGGGTGGTTTGACGCGTGAGCGTGCCGGCTTCGAAGTGCGTGACGTACACCCAACGCACTACGGTCGTGTCTGCCCAATCGAAACCCCTGAAGGTCCGAACATCGGTCTGATCAACTCCTTGTCTGTTTATGCACAGACGAATGAGTACGGTTTCCTTGAGACGCCTTATCGCCGTGTTATCGACGGTCTGGTTTCTGACGAGATTCATTACCTCTCTGCTATCGAAGAGGGTAACTACGTTATCGCTCAGGCGAACGCCCCTCTTGATGATAACGGCGCGTTTGTTGATGACCTGGTCACCTGCCGTAGCAAAGGCGAATCAAGTCTGTTCAGCCGTGATCAGGTTGACTACATGGACGTTTCGACCCAACAGATCGTTTCTGTCGGTGCGTCCCTGATCCCGTTCCTGGAACACGATGACGCCAACCGCGCCCTGATGGGTGCGAACATGCAACGTCAGGCCGTTCCGACTCTGCGTGCTGACAAGCCGCTGGTTGGTACCGGTATGGAACGTGCTGTTGCCGTTGACTCCGGTGTTACCGCCGTTGCGAAACGTGGCGGTACCGTACAGTACGTCGACGCATCACGTATCGTTATCAAAGTTAACGAAGACGAAATGCATGCTGGCGAAGCCGGTATCGACATTTATAACCTGACCAAATATACCCGTTCTAACCAGAACACCTGCATCAACCAGATGCCATGTGTTTCTCTGGGTGAGCCGGTTGAGCGCGGCGACGTGCTGGCAGATGGCCCGTCCACCGATCTGGGTGAACTGGCACTGGGCCAGAACATGCGCGTAGCGTTCATGCCGTGGAACGGTTACAACTTCGAAGACTCCATCCTGGTCTCCGAGCGTGTGGTTCAGGAAGATCGCTTTACGACTATCCACATTCAGGAACTGGCTTGCGTGTCGCGTGACACCAAACTGGGGCCGGAAGAGATCACTGCTGATATCCCGAACGTGGGTGAAGCTGCACTCTCTAAACTGGATGAGTCTGGCATCGTCTACATCGGTGCTGAAGTGACCGGTGGCGACATTCTGGTTGGTAAGGTAACGCCGAAAGGTGAGACCCAGCTGACGCCAGAAGAGAAACTGCTGCGCGCTATCTTCGGTGAAAAAGCCTCTGACGTGAAAGATTCGTCACTGCGCGTACCGAATGGCGTGTCAGGCACCGTGATCGACGTTCAGGTCTTTACCCGCGATGGCGTGGAAAAAGACAAACGTGCGCTGGAAATCGAAGAGATGCAGCTGAAGCAGGCGAAGAAAGACCTGTCTGAAGAACTGCAGATTCTGGAAGCGGGCCTGTTCAGCCGTATCCAGAACGTACTGATTTCTGGTGGCGTTGAAGCAGACAAACTGGACAAGCTGCCGCGCGAGCGCTGGCTGGAACTGGGTCTGACTGACGAAGCCAAGCAAAACCAGCTGGAGCAGCTGGCAGAGCAGTACGACGAACTGAAGCACGAGTTTGAGAAAAAACTCGAAGGCAAGCGTCGTAAAATCACCCAGGGCGATGATCTGGCACCGGGCGTGCTGAAAATCGTTAAGGTTTATCTGGCTGTTAAGCGTCAGATTCAGCCGGGTGACAAAATGGCAGGCCGTCACGGTAACAAAGGTGTTATCTCCAAGATCAACCCGATCGAAGATATGCCTTACGATGAAAACGGTACGCCGGTTGACATCGTTCTGAACCCGCTGGGCGTACCATCGCGTATGAACATCGGTCAGATTCTGGAAACCCACCTGGGTATGGCAGCGAAAGGCATCGGCGAGAAGATCAACGCCATGCTGAAGAAGCAGGAAGAAGTCGCGAAACTGCGCGAATTCATCCAGCGCGCCTATGACCTGGGTAGCGATCTGCGTCAGAAAGTTGACCTGAACACCTTCTCCGATGACGAAGTGCTTCGTCTGGCTGAGAACCTGAAGAAAGGTATGCCAATCGCCACTCCGGTGTTTGATGGCGCGAAAGAGAGTGAAATCAAAGAGCTGCTGCAGCTCGGCGGCTTGCCTTCTTCCGGTCAGATTACCCTGTTTGACGGCCGTACCGGTGAGCAGTTCGAACGTCAGGTAACCGTTGGCTACATGTACATGCTGAAACTCAACCACCTGGTTGATGACAAGATGCATGCACGTTCTACCGGTTCCTACAGCCTGGTTACTCAGCAGCCGCTGGGTGGTAAGGCACAGTTCGGTGGTCAGCGCTTTGGTGAGATGGAAGTATGGGCACTGGAAGCATACGGTGCCGCGTATACCCTGCAGGAAATGCTTACCGTTAAGTCTGATGACGTCAACGGCCGTACCAAGATGTATAAAAACATCGTTGACGGTAACCATCAGATGGAACCGGGCATGCCGGAATCCTTCAACGTACTGTTGAAAGAGATTCGCTCGCTGGGTATCAACATCGAGCTGGAAGACGAGTAA
- the rplL gene encoding 50S ribosomal protein L7/L12 — protein sequence MSITKDQILEAVAAMSVMEVVELVSAMEEKFGVSAAAAVAVAAGPAEAVEEKTEFDVVLKAVGPNKVAVIKAVRTATGLGLKEAKDLVEATGVIKEAISKDDAAALEAALKEAGAEVEVK from the coding sequence ATGTCTATTACTAAAGACCAAATTCTGGAAGCTGTTGCAGCGATGTCCGTAATGGAAGTTGTTGAGCTGGTTTCTGCAATGGAAGAAAAATTCGGCGTTTCTGCTGCTGCTGCTGTAGCTGTTGCTGCTGGCCCGGCTGAAGCTGTTGAAGAAAAAACTGAATTCGACGTAGTCCTGAAAGCTGTTGGCCCGAACAAGGTTGCAGTAATCAAAGCCGTACGTACTGCAACTGGTCTGGGCCTGAAAGAAGCCAAAGATCTGGTTGAAGCAACTGGCGTGATCAAAGAAGCAATCAGCAAAGACGACGCAGCTGCACTTGAAGCTGCTCTGAAAGAAGCTGGCGCTGAAGTTGAAGTTAAGTAA